The genomic region cagacccatgtgacgcgttcgtccaattggctaccggttttaattttttgggtgacaatacagattaacGCCACGCATTACGGCTCACGCACGCGCAGaatgtacgctcaagtcggcgtcgctttggtgtgttctgaggcgctttctggacctcggggagccgactgatcagtccgactgccttttctgccgacagtcggccatcgggttggtgtgtcaggggcttaagacAGCGCTACAGGGAGACGGGAAGCACAGCTCATGGTCCTCGCAGTGTTAGACCACGTGTAACACCTGCATAGGATCGGTACATCCGAATATCACACCTGCGGGACAGGTACAGGATGGCAACAACAACCGCAAGAtctggccagtctggtgcagtacatgaggaggagatgcactgcagtacttaaggcagctggtggccacaccagacactgagggctacttttgattttgaccccccctttgttcagggacacattattccatttctgttagtcataggtctgtgaaaattgttcagtttatgtcttagttgttaaatcttttaatgttCATACAAATGTTAAGTctgcttaaaatataaaagcagttgaaagtgacaggacgtttctttttttgctgagtatataAGCCATTAAaagcagggttggtaatgttgaaaagctagcaagattcgaaagtagcatctcctcggggGCTGCGACCCACATACAGACGTGCTTGAGCATcgctgcttcagagcagagaAAGGACCACAATTTTACTTCACGTTTCATTCACCGGTAAGCAAACGCCTAATCTCGTACAGACCGTTTAAAACAAACCAGTTTCTGAGCTCGTACAAGAGGGGTAGAGTATGTGCAgcggggcaaggaggcatttcattggttctttccaagcggaCCGCGAGgccataagttatttattgctgtcggtGCGTAAAGaccattttatacaatatacttAAAAAAAGGGTATATTGGAAacagttaccaaccctgcctttaacaGTGCACTGTAAGCGCCGTCCTCAAAAACACGTGAGCAATTCAGCATCATAGTTACAAAACTTACCAGGGGCACATCCGTCATGGAGTAGACCACAACTCCCTGGTACTGCATGGTGTTCTCAGTGATTCTCCCAAGCCCAGACTTCAGCACATGGTTCCCGTAGAGGAAAGACTGCTCTGCTCCAGGTTTCACCCACACCTTGAACTAAAAGACATGACAGGaaactacttttaaaaagttatttaaattaGCATTTGTTATTATTCCTACATGCTATTAGTATACTTAACTTAATCTTATTGGCAGAGATAAAATGTTATAACAATTTATCAAAACCAAAAATATAACTAATATTGCAATGCAAGGACGATATTATTGGTGCAAATGCAAAGAGAGAGCAGTAATATAACTTAATTTATATTAAGTTATCACATTGTTAATTATCCTAGAAGCAAAACAATCTTCATATTGACTTactcaaatataaaaaaatccaACTTATGACAGCTTTAAAAGATATCAATATAATTGATAATTAATTGATTGCTGGATGAATGAACTCGAGAGACTGTGTACGCAGGTGCAAACATCAGGAAGCAGTCTCATAAACCAGGATTAAAAGGACatttccggcgcaaaacgaacctaggggttaataacatatgtgtaccgagtcgaccgttctctgggagatgttttcatgctaatctaatgtgtctctagcttgaaacaagctagcgcaaaccggtgattagcttctaacaaacgccgtgcaaccagtaatcAGTGACATAGCTGAAACACGGCGTTCATGGTTccactggtcatgactgttttccaagatggcgcccgcatgtaaacatgaacgctactgtctttataagctatctttttaataaactgtgtgtacacttacaaagttctcaatgcttcggtttacatgtagggaccctcattatgctaccgttaaaatgtggtgctattttgagccttgttagtggtgtagaaatagcgatttaccctctgccccaaaGGCTAGCGTTAGAAGCTAATCACCgctttgcgctagcttgtttcaagctagagacacattcgattgaATGataaaaacatatcccagagaaccgtcgactcggtacacatatgttactAACCCCCAtgttcattttgcgctggaattgtcctttaagttatCTGGTTGCTCAATAAAACCTGGATCAGCTCTTTTTACTTCAGTCGGTTAATGTTAAATATTTCTGGGTTTTAGTCGGCAAAGTTATATTATTTTGCTTAAACAATCCTGCCTCATGAGGACCCCAACGCATGTGTGTCTTGGCAACCTAGTTACAGTAACTGGAGCTTTGGTAAACGCTGATGGGCTTTTAGACCTGAGAGCTTCACATGAGTGACTGCAATTTTAATTGTGGCCAATCATGACAAACCACATCAATAAAGGGGAGCCATTGTTGATGTTATTgctaacacctgtgcttttactACCATCACAATTCCAAACgcctgctgtgaaaaaaaactattagtATGCAGCTACTGTTCTGTCATATGGCTTAAAAACCAGCAGGTCAGATACCACCTGCATACACCTGACCACTGACCTCTACTTAGCGTTAACAGCCAAATGAGTGGCATGTCGCATATTTGGCAGTAGTTATCTACAGTATAATGTTATGGCATGAACTACCAGTTTAACCCCGAGACCTGCGGCAGCGTCAGAGCTCCCAGGTTGACTTTACTgtctttaaaataataattaaataatttactCCTGCACACTTTGCACTCTTCATTGCACTACTGCCTCAACCTGTCtatattgtttctgtttatagtgtgtatatattgtttgtttttgttgtttgttttgtatgagtaagcacattgtgagcaatgtataatccaaagcaaaattcctcgtatgtgtcctcatacctggcaaataaagctgattctgatttaagATGCTGTAGCGGGCTGGGTATTATATGAAACTAGAAGGCCTAAGGCATGTTGCTAGCTTGTCGGGAAGGGGGCTAAATAACACTCCAAAGTTAGGCTAATCTTTGGCGAGGGTAAAACTAGCATGGCCATTTTCAAAGGGGTCCCTTGACCTCTCACCTCAAGATATCTCAACGCAAACGGGTTCTACGGGTACCCACGAGTTCACCCTTTACAGACATGCCCATGGCATGCTCCCATGCAGCTTGGGGCAAAAACCATGAAGTTCTTTGCATACAGtacacatttattttcacatATTATAAAATGgtgtattttaatatttttgcaaACTGGGGTAATAAACAAAAAGCCTTGAAATTGCATACATTGGGTACGATTGGTAAGCTGAGACTCTTGTGGATTCAACGAGCCTAATTGTATTCATGTGTGATGATGTTAGTCCACATAGTAGCCATTTGATTTTAGTGCCAAACCAAAACACAAAGGTTTATTACAGATTTATGAGTAGAAAACCTTGACACAGTGCTGAGCTGCATCTCAAATTAATTGTCAGGTTCCCAGCTTTCAGATGATGTATACCActtacagtgctgctcataagtattcatacccatgctaaagttgactaaaaagaggaataaaaaaaatcatcttttggaaattgatcttaatgccttaattaaaaaaatgaggaaaaatccaaccttttaaaggacaacaatttttttgtgaatgaataatgtgttgtaaataaacaaatgttcttccttaaaatacaggggccataattatacatacccctatgttaaattcccatagaggcaggcagatgtttatttttaaaggccagttatttcatggatccaggatactatgcatcctgataaagttcccttggcctttggaattaaaatagccccacatcatcacatacccttcaccatacctagagattggcatggttttatttcagttagcctaatagctggtttgatttgcattgatatggatcttatccaGTCAGTtagccaatctctaggtatggtgaagggtatgtgatgatgtggggctattttaattccaaaggccaagggaactttatcaggatgcatagtatcctggatccatgaaataactggcctttaaaaataaaaatctgccttcctctatgggaatttaacataggggtatgtataattatggcccctgtattttaagaaagaacatttatttatttacaatacattattcattcacaaaaaaattggtGACCTTAAAAGGtcagatttttcctcatttttttaattaaggcattaagatcaatttccaaaagatgattttttttttttattcatctttttagtcaactttagcatgggtatgaatacttatgagcagcactgtatatgtgGCATCTACTGTGCACCTACTATCACCCCCTACAGATCCTCTGTCCCTcacaaaacagacacaaatgGGTCTATGTCAGGTCTCAGAGATTTAACACAGTGCAAGTGATGGGCCATGTTTTATGTGGCACACAACAGAGTCATGATGCGCCAGTAAAGATCAGTATATACAGGCGGACAGTGGCATCTGTGGTAGAACACATACTCAGATATTTTACTTGTGTAAAAATAGTAATGCCACAGGTTTTAGGTGGCCTGTCTTTAGCCACTTCTGATCTGCACTCCAGAGTACACACAGATTTTCAGACTTCatttgacattaatgcaaattgAAGCTTTAGGACGTGTCACTTTACAATATATTTGTATTGCCTCACTCCTCACTGCATCTCTAACTCCATCCTCCATTGGTAGCAGctaaggagagaggaggggatgcAAATGATGAAAGCAAAGATACCAAGAATAAAACTAAGCACCCATACTCACCTTTGCATAGGGCGCCAGGAAATCCAGAGCTGTGATGTGCAGGCGGAATTTAATGGTCTTTGTGAACTTTCCAAAACATGTCCCCACAGACACGAGCTTGTCCCGGGAAATGTTTGTTGCCAACTTAAGAATTTTTTCACTGTGGACAGAAAACAAATTGAACAATTAATTTCTGAATGATTAAGAAGCACTGACAGATGCCAGAACATGTATGTTAATTTATCATGGATTTACCTCATGTAGTACACACGGTCATTGTGTAGCCTAAAACAGTATGAACCATCAGGTCGGTCCACTAGCAGTTTTATGTTTTCACCGATGCTGTTGTGGGAGAAAAGGCATGGCTCAGAggttcttacacacacacacgcaggctaGCAAGGATGCTAACGTTACCATTTTTGGTAACGTTATAACTTGTGTCTTAAATAGGCATGCAGCAATATCTACGTCACTTACTATTTCGACAGCTTCTCAAACATTATTTTCGTCTCTTCGTCTGTTAATGGCCTCATCTTGGATATTTAAAGCAACTTTTATCAGCGAATAACGTTAGTTGTATCTCCTGTGCGAAACGTGAAAACGTGGGTCAACACGGAAGCCGTCACACTTTGCAGCGGAAGTCGGTTGACGCAATCAGGGAGCGTAGTTCctggttgtgtttttttttttttgcattctttAGCTTTCAGTCGATCTTACGATTTTACTCCGGCAAACCGGTCGCCATCTGGTAAGTGTATTTACTTAAAATTATAGTAACTATTGGTAATAGGGTTCTTATATAGCTGGTAAATAGTTAGGTGAGTATTCGTTTGTTTTACATCTCGTTTTTGTTGAACATAGAAGTCACACCTTCGAAAACGGGCTCAGTTAGCCTGGTTAGCTAGCTGTCAGTGGAAAAAAACACGAACCTGCTGCTTTTAGCGAGCTAGTTATGGTTAGCTTGTGAGCTAACTGTGTTAGCAGCTGATCAATGCTAACGCTGGTTGGCTGCAAGCAACGACCCCGCTCTAACGTTACTGAAGCAATTCAGTTCAAATCTGGGACACAGGGATGCCATCGGTAACCACATGGAATCTCATCCAGTTGTGATTTTAGCTCGGACTCGCCTTGTGAAGAGGAGAGTCTTTGCCGCAGCGGTGCCAAGTTAACGTCGCATAACGTCCAGCTGTTTGTAAATACAGATTGCGTTCTTGTGACCAAATATTAGAGGCAGAATAACTGATCCTTTTAGGATTTCAACAGTCATTAAGAACATCTGCATTCACTCTTTGGCACCTGATCAAATAATTCACCTCCACGGAGTGCACAGTAACCGCTCAATGCAATGTGTAATGTCAGCCAGATGCAAATAAGGAAATCTACTTTGTCAGCGAGCTCTTTGCATTGGGCAGATCATTTGATCCTCCTGCCTGACAGCAATAATGGCTGAAATGAATGCCTGATCCTGTTTTTCAGATGCTGCCAAGTAAAGTTATAACGTTTCACAGCAAAACCACTATATTCACTGACCTGAGAAATATCTGATCCTGCTGGTGTTCAATCATACTTCAActaaaaatactaaaaaaatAACTCCAATGCCTTTGTTCCTGATAAACTAAGAATTAAAGTTTGGGACATCCTTAAAATTCAATTGTATCTTGTTCCTTCACAGTTCACTCTCATCTTCACCCTGAGTCACCATTTGGAGATCCTGTATTCCTAAAAGCAATCGTTTCTTATGATGTAGGATATGTAGGACCTGTGCAACACAAAATGTTAAGTAGTAACAGCATAGGcagtttcagtcattttttcagATGATGCTTCAAATTTTCTTTTCTACGTTGTCTTGTCTGTTCAGTTAACAGAGGCCTCTCGATTGCTTAAGCTCCAGAGGGGTATTAATTAAAAtgtagagctgggggtaaacgattatttattaaacgattaatcgggcgattattttatcgattagtcgactaatctaaagactaattggacgattaatataacgattatttttctgttgctcgattaataaaaaccataatgcatctcaaaaatataccaaaaaattcttaataatatattttattaaacaattttgcacagcaaaaaatcttctgctttacacaaaataaaataattattttactgttatacaaaatgaaaggccagcctgtttactcttttacagtaccaacataactctcttgttcaaaaaaatcaagttgtagtgcaaaaaagaaaaacactgtgcagtgcacagtacagacattccttggattgtttaacacaacataacagtcccaacataaaacctgatgcataatcaaactgactctcttaactgctattctgtaggtttacatgctaatgcagctgtgcactttggtggtgctaggctaaccaacgcatcttagctctctgtgcagtttgttcgtgctaggttagtagctaacgttagctactatagatagctgtgttctgcagctgtaagctagctaccattcaagccaacattagatgataactaacgttagctaaacacagctgcctaggcgccagtagctagttaacgttagctactaacctagcacgaacaaactgcacggagagctaagatagttagttagctagcaccacctaagtgcgcacaacacactacacaaacatgaaattaatttagctaacgttagtacttgggactatattttaagtattcccataccctcgatgattaagggcgagctgtttttttaggacttcttcttttcatggggctttttgcagggctttgttgggaattctgtgaggaggttgctgtttcctgcaatgttttggtctcccacatgtgtgtgtggcgaagcgtcgacgtaattttgacgtcgacgtaatcgacgcgtcgctgcaggcctaTTAAAATGACACCTTATCATGGATGTAGTGCTAATAACAGCATGATAAACACTGAAGCATAGATTAATCAGTAACCATGAAAGCCAAAGGTTATAATcaaataatttgttgttttaccACAAGTGAAACATCTTGATGACCTGGACGTGTTTTAATAGTAGGTTACTGCTCAGGATCAGTACACGTTGACCCAATTTCTTCCATCTTGAGGTTTCACGTTATAACTTAAAAATAATAGCTTTTCGTGTTGTACAACTTATTACTCTGTATGAGAAAGTCGGAATGTCTGTATGTGGTAAATGTGTGTAACAGCAATGTTGAAATGCAAATTATTTCATTTGAAGAGCTATATGTACACCAATGTCCCTGCCTCTAGGTTTGAACTCATAATCTGT from Sander lucioperca isolate FBNREF2018 chromosome 3, SLUC_FBN_1.2, whole genome shotgun sequence harbors:
- the nip7 gene encoding 60S ribosome subunit biogenesis protein NIP7 homolog, whose protein sequence is MRPLTDEETKIMFEKLSKYIGENIKLLVDRPDGSYCFRLHNDRVYYMSEKILKLATNISRDKLVSVGTCFGKFTKTIKFRLHITALDFLAPYAKFKVWVKPGAEQSFLYGNHVLKSGLGRITENTMQYQGVVVYSMTDVPLGFGVAAKSTQECRRVDPMSIVVFHQADVGEFIRNEDTLT